A stretch of Nitrospira sp. DNA encodes these proteins:
- a CDS encoding efflux RND transporter periplasmic adaptor subunit, translating into MNSLRGKGLAVAAILLCVCYVGYRLYEGRLEAAALRDATLERAVPTVAVIHATPLPPNETITLPGNIQAWYEAPIYAQVSGYVKMWYKDYGAQAKKGDVLAEINAPTLDAQYAQAKADLESERAKNALAELTARRYVAMRTNHALSEQAISVQVAEAKAEAAKVKAAEQNVKNFEAMIQFKTIVAPYDGVVTVRNINVGDYVNKEGTISSSGGSSTISNLFTVADVSMMRLFVSVPEAFGPFLQPGLTADVTVPQLPNRHFTAKFLTVARGFDVSTRTAITEFTIENEDRALWPGSYATVRLTAPVEKSVFTIPSTAMVFQEHGAQVAVVTEGGRVHFQPITVGRILDSAIEVADGISASEHIINNPSAALLEGDTVRIVTPAPGYDLVTPDAPASKEETSK; encoded by the coding sequence ATGAATAGCCTGCGCGGGAAAGGCCTTGCGGTCGCAGCCATACTTCTGTGTGTGTGCTATGTCGGATATCGGCTGTACGAAGGCCGGCTCGAAGCTGCGGCGCTGCGTGACGCCACCCTCGAACGCGCCGTTCCGACCGTGGCCGTAATCCATGCAACGCCGTTGCCGCCGAACGAGACGATTACGCTTCCCGGCAATATCCAGGCCTGGTACGAAGCGCCGATTTATGCGCAGGTCTCGGGCTATGTGAAGATGTGGTACAAGGACTACGGGGCGCAGGCCAAGAAAGGCGATGTGCTCGCCGAAATCAACGCGCCGACGCTCGACGCCCAATATGCGCAAGCCAAGGCGGATTTGGAATCGGAGCGTGCCAAGAATGCGCTAGCCGAACTGACGGCACGACGCTACGTGGCGATGCGCACGAATCACGCACTTTCCGAGCAGGCGATCTCGGTGCAAGTCGCCGAGGCGAAAGCCGAAGCGGCCAAGGTCAAGGCGGCGGAACAAAACGTCAAGAACTTCGAGGCGATGATTCAGTTCAAGACCATCGTCGCGCCCTACGATGGCGTGGTCACTGTCCGCAATATCAATGTCGGCGACTACGTCAATAAAGAAGGTACGATCAGTTCCTCCGGCGGCTCCAGCACGATCAGTAACCTCTTTACCGTGGCCGACGTCAGTATGATGCGCCTCTTTGTCAGTGTGCCGGAGGCGTTCGGGCCCTTTCTCCAGCCAGGTCTGACGGCTGACGTGACGGTGCCGCAATTGCCCAATCGGCATTTCACCGCCAAGTTCCTGACCGTCGCCCGTGGATTCGATGTGAGCACGCGCACCGCCATCACAGAATTCACGATCGAGAACGAGGACCGGGCGCTGTGGCCGGGTTCCTACGCGACCGTCCGTCTCACGGCGCCGGTCGAAAAAAGTGTATTCACGATTCCGTCCACCGCCATGGTCTTTCAAGAGCATGGCGCGCAAGTGGCCGTGGTGACGGAAGGCGGCCGCGTGCATTTTCAGCCGATTACCGTCGGTCGGATTCTCGACAGCGCCATCGAGGTGGCGGACGGAATCTCCGCCAGCGAGCACATTATCAATAACCCCAGCGCCGCGCTGTTGGAAGGCGACACCGTGCGCAT
- a CDS encoding efflux RND transporter permease subunit, producing the protein MMQLIHIALKKPYTFVVLAILIVLFGVQTTLHMPTDVFPNILIPVTSVVWAYDGLLPQDVEGRITYIFERFLTSTVEGIKSIVSHSYYGSSIINVYLQDGIDRGGTEADIAAISQTVVKALPPDISPPMVMRLAPSSVPVAMLQVTSDTLTMAELYNLCIMRIRPLLVTIDGAILPHPYGGQDMQIMVSLDQQKLLARHLTPSDVHLALGSQNLVLPGGDIKIKSTDWIVLTNASPLKVDDFNDIPIKREGNAFIHLRDVADVRLAGRVQTNAVLVDGQQSVIIIVMKSSEASTLDVVDGIKEMIPRIEKVVPDGVKIKLLNDASIFVRDSIVDVVSEMVIAAVLVGLIVLLLLGSWQATVIVATTIPLSILTSIICLHWAGQSINVMTLGGLALAVGVLVDDATVMIENIDTHLAMNKPLEDAIMDASKQILLPTFVATLAIAIVWLPLFKLSGVSGWLFMPMAEAIIFAMLASFILSRTLVPTMANYMLAGHQGPHAQMEGALPGERPPLSVFARFQQGFEHGFDRFRDRYNVLLERAVAHRGRVVSIALVLAVSSLSLLYFNGRDFFPEIKSGTLQMHMRAPLGMRIEATGRIASLVSKDIERLLPGQVEGIVSNCGLPVGAHNLAFIPTPTIGPQDCDMTISLKNEKSPVWEYRRILRQGLRERYPGTDFTFQPADLTAKILNFGSPSPIDVQINGPERYANYEFARNLAGRLRQIPGTTDVVIQQTMRTPTLLAETNRMFGLGMNLTQKDVAGNLLLTTAGSQQVDQQYWLDRKTGMSYRINVYTPQQQLTSIKDLLTVPVDRDDRDASDKGLKLLGNVTTLSAVGTPGVITHKDIMPLIDIYVSADGRDLGGVLADVETVAHSMKGELPRSAAVEIHGQAELMRGAYTELVIGLVVAIVLVYLLIVVNFQSWLDPFIIISALPGALAGIAWSLFLTHTNLSTPALTGAIMTMGTATANSILVVSYARERLAEHGDALRAAIEAGKARIRPVLMTAAAMIIGMLPMSMGSSQNAPLGRAVMGGLVVATVFTLVFVPCVYAIMYNRRAVRQQERT; encoded by the coding sequence ATGATGCAGCTTATCCACATCGCCCTGAAGAAGCCCTACACGTTTGTCGTTCTTGCGATCTTGATCGTCTTGTTCGGCGTCCAGACGACGCTCCACATGCCGACCGATGTGTTTCCGAACATCTTGATTCCCGTCACCTCCGTGGTTTGGGCCTACGACGGTCTGCTGCCGCAGGATGTCGAAGGGCGCATCACCTATATCTTCGAACGCTTCCTCACGTCGACCGTCGAGGGCATCAAGAGCATCGTCAGTCACTCCTATTACGGTAGCAGTATCATCAACGTCTATCTTCAGGACGGTATCGACCGCGGCGGGACCGAAGCCGATATCGCGGCGATCTCGCAGACGGTGGTCAAAGCGCTGCCGCCGGATATTTCCCCGCCCATGGTCATGCGTCTCGCGCCATCTTCGGTGCCGGTGGCTATGCTGCAAGTCACCTCCGATACGCTCACGATGGCGGAGCTCTACAATCTCTGCATCATGCGGATCCGGCCCCTGTTGGTCACCATCGACGGGGCCATTCTGCCGCATCCCTACGGCGGGCAGGATATGCAGATCATGGTGTCGCTCGATCAGCAGAAATTGCTCGCCCGCCACCTGACCCCGTCTGATGTCCATCTGGCTCTCGGGAGCCAGAATCTGGTGCTGCCCGGAGGCGATATCAAGATCAAATCGACCGACTGGATCGTTTTGACGAACGCGTCCCCCCTGAAGGTCGATGATTTCAACGACATCCCGATCAAGCGAGAGGGAAATGCCTTCATCCACCTGCGGGACGTCGCTGATGTGCGGCTCGCCGGCCGGGTGCAAACAAATGCCGTGCTGGTGGATGGCCAGCAGTCCGTCATCATCATCGTGATGAAGAGCAGCGAGGCCTCTACCCTGGATGTGGTCGATGGAATCAAGGAAATGATTCCGCGTATCGAGAAGGTTGTGCCGGATGGCGTGAAGATCAAGCTGCTGAACGATGCCTCGATTTTCGTCCGGGATTCGATTGTGGATGTGGTCTCCGAAATGGTGATCGCGGCCGTCCTGGTCGGCCTCATCGTCCTCCTCCTGCTTGGCTCCTGGCAGGCGACGGTCATTGTGGCGACCACAATTCCGCTCTCCATCCTGACGTCCATCATCTGCCTGCACTGGGCCGGCCAGTCCATCAATGTCATGACGTTGGGCGGATTGGCGCTGGCCGTGGGCGTGCTGGTCGATGATGCGACGGTGATGATTGAGAATATCGACACCCATCTCGCCATGAACAAGCCGCTGGAGGATGCCATCATGGATGCCTCCAAGCAGATTCTTCTCCCGACGTTTGTGGCCACATTGGCGATCGCGATCGTGTGGCTGCCGCTCTTCAAGCTGAGCGGGGTCTCCGGGTGGCTGTTCATGCCCATGGCCGAGGCGATCATCTTCGCGATGCTGGCGTCCTTCATTCTTTCCCGGACGCTGGTGCCAACCATGGCGAATTACATGCTGGCCGGGCATCAGGGGCCGCATGCCCAGATGGAGGGGGCGCTGCCGGGAGAAAGGCCGCCGCTGAGCGTCTTTGCCAGATTTCAGCAGGGGTTCGAGCACGGCTTCGATCGCTTCCGCGATCGGTACAATGTGCTGCTTGAGCGGGCCGTCGCCCATCGGGGCCGTGTCGTCAGCATCGCGCTGGTCCTCGCCGTCAGCTCGCTCAGTCTGTTGTATTTCAATGGCCGGGATTTCTTCCCCGAGATCAAGTCCGGGACGTTGCAGATGCATATGCGGGCGCCCCTCGGCATGCGGATCGAGGCGACGGGCCGCATTGCCTCGCTGGTCTCGAAAGACATTGAGCGGTTGCTCCCCGGCCAGGTCGAAGGCATCGTGAGCAATTGCGGGCTGCCGGTCGGCGCGCATAACCTGGCCTTCATTCCAACGCCGACGATCGGTCCGCAGGATTGCGATATGACCATCTCCCTCAAGAATGAAAAGTCGCCGGTATGGGAGTATCGGCGGATTCTCCGCCAGGGCTTGCGCGAGCGATATCCCGGCACCGACTTCACGTTTCAGCCGGCGGACCTGACCGCGAAGATTCTCAACTTCGGCTCGCCCTCGCCCATTGACGTGCAGATCAACGGCCCCGAGCGGTACGCCAACTACGAGTTCGCCCGCAATCTAGCCGGCCGCTTGCGCCAGATCCCCGGGACCACCGACGTCGTGATCCAGCAGACCATGCGCACGCCGACCCTGCTCGCCGAAACCAACCGCATGTTCGGACTGGGCATGAATCTGACCCAGAAGGACGTTGCCGGCAACCTGCTCTTGACGACGGCTGGCAGCCAGCAGGTCGACCAACAATACTGGCTTGATCGGAAGACCGGCATGTCCTACCGGATCAACGTGTACACCCCTCAGCAGCAGCTCACCAGCATCAAAGATCTGTTGACGGTGCCCGTCGATCGAGATGATCGGGACGCATCGGACAAGGGCCTGAAATTGCTCGGCAATGTGACCACGTTGTCGGCGGTCGGCACGCCTGGCGTGATTACGCACAAAGATATCATGCCGTTAATTGACATCTATGTGTCCGCAGACGGGCGTGATCTGGGCGGCGTGCTGGCGGATGTCGAAACGGTCGCCCACAGCATGAAAGGCGAGCTGCCCCGGAGTGCGGCGGTCGAAATCCATGGTCAGGCCGAATTGATGCGCGGGGCCTACACCGAACTCGTCATTGGCCTGGTCGTGGCCATCGTGCTGGTCTATCTCTTGATCGTCGTCAACTTCCAATCGTGGCTCGATCCCTTCATCATCATTTCGGCCTTGCCCGGCGCCTTGGCAGGCATCGCCTGGAGTTTGTTTCTGACACATACGAATCTCTCCACACCGGCGCTGACCGGCGCGATTATGACCATGGGCACGGCCACGGCCAATTCGATTCTCGTCGTATCCTATGCCCGTGAACGGCTTGCCGAGCACGGCGATGCGCTGCGGGCGGCGATCGAAGCCGGGAAGGCCCGCATCCGTCCCGTACTCATGACCGCAGCCGCCATGATCATCGGCATGTTGCCGATGTCGATGGGGAGCTCCCAGAATGCGCCGCTCGGTCGCGCCGTCATGGGCGGCTTGGTTGTGGCCACCGTGTTCACGCTGGTGTTCGTACCCTGCGTGTACGCCATCATGTATAACCGGCGCGCCGTCCGCCAACAGGAGCGTACCTGA
- the modA gene encoding molybdate ABC transporter substrate-binding protein, translated as MMGFRKASVLAAIMGGLVIAGAPVGHAQTEPLTVGAPPSLRPALTEILPMFEREYGASVSVVYRPSKTLSRQIEQGIPIDVFLAAGMDEVESLHKKGLTLNGAPRIYAQTSLVLVMSTDSLATLVSFHDALPNRTTRIALGDPRTSSLGDVTARALSKLNPTYLDKSRSHILHASHSEDILQLIHTGKADVGLVYRVDAINGGQVRISDEAPTGSYMPVHFGQAVISTGRESARDVATAFSDFLMSPRIQKLLLNYGFDPIQ; from the coding sequence ATGATGGGATTTCGGAAGGCGAGCGTGCTGGCGGCAATCATGGGCGGACTCGTTATTGCCGGTGCACCAGTAGGACACGCTCAGACTGAACCCCTGACGGTCGGGGCGCCTCCGAGCCTACGGCCGGCCCTTACCGAAATCCTGCCCATGTTCGAACGAGAATATGGGGCATCGGTGAGCGTGGTGTATCGCCCCTCGAAAACCCTGAGCCGGCAGATCGAACAGGGGATTCCAATCGATGTATTCCTGGCTGCCGGGATGGATGAAGTCGAGTCCCTTCACAAGAAGGGCCTGACACTCAACGGCGCCCCCCGCATCTATGCGCAGACCTCGCTCGTCCTTGTAATGTCGACGGACTCCCTGGCCACATTGGTGTCCTTTCACGACGCGCTGCCTAATCGCACGACCCGCATTGCCCTCGGAGATCCCCGGACGTCCTCATTGGGCGATGTCACGGCCCGGGCGCTCTCCAAACTCAATCCCACCTATTTGGATAAGAGTCGCTCCCACATTCTCCATGCATCCCATAGCGAAGACATTCTTCAGCTGATTCACACCGGCAAAGCTGACGTGGGACTCGTCTATCGCGTCGACGCCATCAACGGCGGACAGGTGCGCATCAGTGACGAGGCCCCTACTGGATCTTATATGCCGGTGCATTTCGGTCAGGCCGTGATCTCGACAGGCCGGGAGAGCGCCCGCGACGTTGCCACGGCGTTTTCCGATTTTCTGATGAGCCCCCGCATCCAGAAACTCTTGCTCAATTACGGATTTGACCCTATCCAGTAA
- a CDS encoding formate/nitrite transporter family protein produces MDYVKPLGVVESMLAGANVKLNVPPLHLVIRGMLAGAYLGIATSMAVTVAVETGSWIAGSLLFPFGLALAVLLGTEIITGSFALLPCAAVESNGQVGMRRILANWAWVFLGNLLGSTLYALLFALCITTAWDSAISPVGAKLIAIAEAKTNYYAAHGSSGLATVFTKAVLCNWMVSLAVVASFASTSFTGKLIAIWGPTVLFFSQGFEHAVVNMFVIPVGMLLGANVTAPSWWLWNQIPVTLGNLVGGMLFTGLAIYLTHRAASPVARQPVPAVQPHPAPTEQGYSPIF; encoded by the coding sequence ATGGATTACGTCAAACCTCTCGGCGTTGTCGAAAGCATGCTGGCTGGCGCCAATGTCAAACTGAACGTTCCCCCTCTGCACCTCGTCATTCGAGGCATGCTGGCCGGGGCCTATCTGGGCATCGCGACCAGCATGGCGGTCACGGTCGCAGTCGAAACCGGCTCATGGATCGCGGGCAGCCTGCTGTTTCCCTTCGGGCTGGCGCTGGCCGTTCTGCTGGGCACGGAAATCATCACCGGCAGTTTCGCACTGCTTCCCTGCGCCGCCGTTGAAAGCAACGGCCAGGTCGGCATGCGTCGCATCCTTGCCAATTGGGCATGGGTCTTTCTCGGCAATCTGCTGGGATCGACACTCTATGCCCTGCTCTTTGCCCTCTGCATCACCACCGCATGGGACTCTGCGATTTCACCGGTTGGCGCAAAGTTGATCGCAATCGCAGAAGCAAAAACCAACTACTATGCCGCCCATGGCTCGTCCGGTCTGGCCACGGTCTTCACCAAAGCCGTCCTATGCAATTGGATGGTCAGTCTCGCCGTCGTCGCCTCCTTCGCCTCCACCTCCTTCACCGGAAAGCTGATCGCCATCTGGGGACCGACAGTCCTCTTCTTCTCCCAGGGATTTGAGCATGCCGTCGTCAACATGTTCGTCATTCCAGTAGGCATGCTGCTCGGCGCCAATGTCACTGCCCCCTCATGGTGGCTCTGGAACCAAATCCCGGTGACGTTAGGCAACCTGGTCGGAGGCATGCTGTTCACCGGGCTGGCCATCTATCTGACGCATCGGGCTGCCTCGCCGGTAGCGAGACAGCCCGTTCCGGCGGTGCAACCGCACCCCGCCCCCACAGAGCAAGGCTATTCTCCGATTTTCTGA